A DNA window from Ostrea edulis chromosome 5, xbOstEdul1.1, whole genome shotgun sequence contains the following coding sequences:
- the LOC125649149 gene encoding son of sevenless homolog 1-like isoform X2, whose product MFPPSFPENFNAQEWKGIFVQALENVQHQVHPTLIAKEDALQYIESLIISLLGTLCASQPHSVQDVTDRVNKTFPDPIDKWANRDANIALEKGKKNSNIVLPVEKIHQSIVKDVLGYKIEYNVTLYIVAVLEYIAADILKLTGNYVRNIKHTEITYQDIKVAICADQVLMDMFSPEEDVSLPLVEEPIGLRTEAQSYEDIVKDFIFEETQYMRDLSQIIKVFRAPFVKHFPTSKDLEIIFSNILDIYEFTANLLSSVEEQVEVAAESETLTVGICFLDMAEEEEFSVYEKYVDDMLSPRGKERLYTLMQRGDLNKTLEDEGHGFKDAVKYVLPKLLLGPIYHCLHYFEVIKGLTHVSQNEEDLEFLEQANGLLASLRSVLESKIKNVNLPRTKPWETSLRLQGRTGIQQVVQKMSELQKSIDGWEGKDIWQSCSEFILDGVLMKHTKSKPTERHVFLFDGLIILCKPNIKRSSVTYPTGDFKLKEKFHIRKVEIRDKDDTDELKNWFLIVPRDHPNNSVSLTAKSAEEKSNWMAALISLQTRSMLERRLDSILKEEERDRPLILPPPETYRFAHKDTTDNIVMEETGSSPTEIPLIKGGTLLKLIERLTYHMYADPKFVKTFLTTFRSFCTPLQLLDLLIERFNIPDPPENLKIDINQDVDTNQRIKDDLKKFRKEYIKPVQFRVVNVLRHWVDHHYYDFERDQTLLFKLNTFLKNVKGKAMKKMAESILKVIRRRFESVSTERDIIHAKPAPTTEWHLTKDKEQFDLLTLHPIEIARQVTLLEFDLYRAVQPSELVGCTWTKENKSTSSPNLLKMISFTNNFICWLEKCIIETENFEERVAVVNRTMEIMLVFQELNNFNGVLEIVSAINSASVFRLEHTLDKVSYRKQFEDAKELNADHFKKYIEKLRSINPPCVPFLGMYLTNILLTEEGNPDFLQNRPDIINFSKRRKVAEITGEIQQYQNQPYCLTVEQEMREFFQNLNPLGNMTEKEFNDHLYESSLKIEPRGTLRLQKFPKRFDYPLKSPGIKPNAMRTSTRGHFFPLLPSGGTGYRILNDTEEVEPQSPLQTSPPCSPTDVFEPASPTKPEHKSNEASHLSAIPPLQPPPKTHGDRKNFQSPPPLPPRMKPGRETDPPIPPRNIPPPVPPRHDFQTTQHFRPPSATLPRPSHRSPSQSEFHHVNGNRDTDEGIPKLPPKTYRLTHHTRQKSS is encoded by the exons ATGTTTCCTCCAAGTTTTCCTGAAAACTTCAACGCACAAGAGTGGAAGGGTATATTTGTCCAAGCTCTTGAAAAT GTTCAGCACCAAGTGCACCCAACATTGATAGCTAAAGAGGATGCTTTGCAATACATAGAAAGCCTGATCATCAGCCTGCTTGGAACACTGTGTGCTTCTCAGCCCCACTCAGTGCAGGATGTCACAGACAGGGTTAACAAGACCTTCCCAGACCCTATCGACAAGTGGGCAAACAGAGATGCCAACATTGCTCTGGAGAAGGGCAAGAAAAATTCTAACATTGTTTTGCCAGTGGAGAAAATTCATCAGTCGATTGTGAAG GATGTCCTGGGGTACAAAATAGAATACAATGTGACATTGTACATCGTGGCTGTGCTGGAGTACATTGCTGCTGATATCCTTAAG ttgactggAAATTATGTGAGAAATATCAAGCACACAGAAATCACATATCAGGACATAAAGGTTGCAATATGTGCAGATCAG GTGTTGATGGACATGTTTTCTCCAGAGGAAGATGTGTCACTGCCCCTCGTGGAGGAGCCCATTGGCTTACGGACAGAGGCCCAGTCATATGAGGACATTGTCAAGGATTTTATCTTTGAGGAAACGCAGTACATGAGGGATCTCAGCCAAATCATTAAAGTCTTCAGAGCTCCGTTTGTCAAGCATTTCCCAACCAGCAAG GATCTGGAGATCATATTTAGCAACATTTTGGACATTTATGAGTTCACTGCCAATCTGCTGAGTTCTGTAGAGGAACAGGTGGAAGTTGCTGCTGAGAGCGAGACGCTGACAGTGGGGATATGTTTCCTAGACATGGCGGAG GAGGAGGAATTCAGTGTGTATGAGAAGTATGTGGATGACATGTTGTCTCCTAGAGGGAAAGAAAGACTCTACACTCTGATGCAGAGAGGTGATCTCAACAAAACTCTGGAG GATGAAGGTCATGGATTTAAAGATGCTGTCAAATATGTCTTGCCAAAGCTACTACTAGGGCCAATCTACCATTGTCTTCATTATTTTGAAGTCATAAAG GGTTTAACACATGTGAGTCAGAATGAAGAAGATCTTGAATTTTTGGAACAGGCCAATGGGTTGTTAGCATCATTACGATCAGTCTTGGAAAGCAAGATCAAAAATGTCAATCTACCGAGAACAAAACCTTG GGAAACATCCCTGAGACTGCAAGGCAGAACTGGTATACAACAGGTAGTACAAAAAATGTCAGAGCTGCAGAAAAGCATTGATGGATGGGAGGGCAAGGATATCTGGCAAAGCTGTAGTGAATTTATTCTTG atgGGGTTCTTATGAAACATACAAAAAGTAAACCAACAGAGAGACACGTGTTTCTGTTTGATGGTCtgattatcctgtgtaaaccaAACATTAAGCGATCCTCTGTGACCTACCCAACGGGAGACTTCAAATTGAAGGAGAAATTCCACATCCGGAAGGTGGAGATCAGAGATAAAGATGACACAGATG AACTAAAGAATTGGTTTTTGATAGTACCTCGTGATCATCCCAATAATAGTGTCTCGTTAACTGCCAAGTCTGCAGAGGAGAAAAGTAACTGGATGGCTGCTCTGATATCTCTGCAGACCAGGAG TATGCTAGAGAGGAGATTGGACAGCATCTTAAAGGAGGAAGAGAGAGACAGGCCTCTTATACTTCCTCCTCCAGAGACTTACAG GTTTGCACATAAGGACACTACAGATAACATAGTGATGGAGGAGACTGGATCCTCCCCCACAGAGATCCCCCTCATTAAGGGGGGCACACTTCTGAAGCTGATAGAGAGGCTGACCTACCACATGTACGCAGACCCGAAGTTTGTGAAGACTTTCCTCACCACATTTAGGTCCTTCTGTACGCCTCTACAGCTTCTGGATCTGCTTATTGAGAG GTTCAATATTCCAGATCCTCCAGAAAACCTGAAGATCGACATCAATCAGGATGTTGATACTAATCAGCGAATCAAAGATGATCTCAAGAAATTCCGCAAGGAATATATTAAACCTGTGCAATTTAG GGTTGTAAATGTCTTACGTCACTGGGTGGACCACCACTACTATGACTTCGAGAGAGACCAAACTCTGTTGTTCAAACTGAATACGTTTCTCAAAAATGTTAAGGGCAAAGCAATGAAGAAAATGGCAGAGTCTATTCTCAAGGTTATCCGAAGACGG TTTGAAAGCGTCAGTACAGAGAGAGATATTATTCATGCCAAACCAGCCCCAACTACAGAATGGCACCTCACAAAGGATAAAGAACAGTTTGATCTGTTAACG CTTCACCCGATTGAGATAGCCAGACAGGTGACACTGCTAGAGTTTGACTTGTACCGAGCTGTTCAGCCGTCAGAACTTGTGGGTTGTACATGGACGAAGGAAAACAAGAGTACTTCTTCACCCAATCTTCTCAAAATGATCAGTTTTACTAATAAT tttATATGCTGGCTTGAGAAGTGTATTATAGAGACTGAAAATTTTGAGGAAAGAGTAGCGGTTGTAAATAGAACTATGGAAATTATGTTAGTGTTTCAGGAACTGAACAATTTTAATGGTGTTTTAGAAATCGTTAGTGCAATAAATTCTGCGTCTGTTTTCAGACTGGAACATACATTAGAT AAAGTAAGTTACAGGAAGCAGTTTGAAGATGCCAAAGAGCTTAATGCAGACCATTTTAAGAAATACATTGAAAAACTGCGATCTATAAATCCCCCATGTGTTCCATTTCTTG GTATGTATTTAACAAACATTTTATTAACGGAAGAGGGCAATCCAGATTTTCTGCAAAACAGACCAGACATTATAAATTTTAGCAAGCGACGGAAAGTAGCTGAAATAACTGGAGAGATTCAGCAATATCAGAACCAGCCGTACTGTCTGACCGTAGAGCAGGAAATGAGG GAGTTCTTTCAGAACCTGAATCCACTGGGAAACATGACGGAGAAAGAGTTCAATGATCACTTGTATGAGAGCTCACTGAAAATTGAACCCCGAGGGACACTTCGACTCCAAAAGTTC CCCAAAAGGTTTGATTATCCCTTGAAGTCTCCGGGTATTAAGCCAAATGCCATGAGGACCTCCACTAGGGGTCACTTCTTCCCTCTGCTGCCCTCAGGTGGCACAGGCTACAGAATCCTCAACGACACAGAGGAAGTAGAGCCCCAGTCCCCTCTACAAACTTCCCCTCCCTGCTCCCCAACAGATGTGTTTGAGCCTGCCTCTCCCACAAAGCCAG AACACAAGTCAAATGAAGCTAGTCATTTATCTGCGATACCACCTCTTCAGCCTCCTCCAAAGACGCACGGGGATCGCAAAAACTTTCAGTCTCCCCCACCTCTTCCTCCTCGTATGAAACCAGGAAGGGAAACAGATCCTCCCATTCCACCTCGGAATATCCCCCCTCCTGTGCCTCCACGGCATGACTTTCAAACAACCCAGCATTTTCGACCACCAAGTGCTACACTACCACGACCAAGTCATAGGAGTCCTAGCCAGTCGGAATTCCATCATGTTAATGGGAATAGAGACACTGATGAGGGTATCCCAAAGCTACCCCCTAAAACCTACAGGCTGACTCATCACACGAGGCAGAAAAGTAGCTAG
- the LOC125649149 gene encoding son of sevenless homolog 1-like isoform X1 has translation MFPPSFPENFNAQEWKGIFVQALENVQHQVHPTLIAKEDALQYIESLIISLLGTLCASQPHSVQDVTDRVNKTFPDPIDKWANRDANIALEKGKKNSNIVLPVEKIHQSIVKDVLGYKIEYNVTLYIVAVLEYIAADILKLTGNYVRNIKHTEITYQDIKVAICADQVLMDMFSPEEDVSLPLVEEPIGLRTEAQSYEDIVKDFIFEETQYMRDLSQIIKVFRAPFVKHFPTSKDLEIIFSNILDIYEFTANLLSSVEEQVEVAAESETLTVGICFLDMAEEEEFSVYEKYVDDMLSPRGKERLYTLMQRGDLNKTLEDEGHGFKDAVKYVLPKLLLGPIYHCLHYFEVIKGLTHVSQNEEDLEFLEQANGLLASLRSVLESKIKNVNLPRTKPWETSLRLQGRTGIQQVVQKMSELQKSIDGWEGKDIWQSCSEFILDGVLMKHTKSKPTERHVFLFDGLIILCKPNIKRSSVTYPTGDFKLKEKFHIRKVEIRDKDDTDELKNWFLIVPRDHPNNSVSLTAKSAEEKSNWMAALISLQTRSMLERRLDSILKEEERDRPLILPPPETYRFAHKDTTDNIVMEETGSSPTEIPLIKGGTLLKLIERLTYHMYADPKFVKTFLTTFRSFCTPLQLLDLLIERFNIPDPPENLKIDINQDVDTNQRIKDDLKKFRKEYIKPVQFRVVNVLRHWVDHHYYDFERDQTLLFKLNTFLKNVKGKAMKKMAESILKVIRRRFESVSTERDIIHAKPAPTTEWHLTKDKEQFDLLTLHPIEIARQVTLLEFDLYRAVQPSELVGCTWTKENKSTSSPNLLKMISFTNNFICWLEKCIIETENFEERVAVVNRTMEIMLVFQELNNFNGVLEIVSAINSASVFRLEHTLDKVSYRKQFEDAKELNADHFKKYIEKLRSINPPCVPFLGMYLTNILLTEEGNPDFLQNRPDIINFSKRRKVAEITGEIQQYQNQPYCLTVEQEMREFFQNLNPLGNMTEKEFNDHLYESSLKIEPRGTLRLQKFPKRFDYPLKSPGIKPNAMRTSTRGHFFPLLPSGGTGYRILNDTEEVEPQSPLQTSPPCSPTDVFEPASPTKPGNSEHKSNEASHLSAIPPLQPPPKTHGDRKNFQSPPPLPPRMKPGRETDPPIPPRNIPPPVPPRHDFQTTQHFRPPSATLPRPSHRSPSQSEFHHVNGNRDTDEGIPKLPPKTYRLTHHTRQKSS, from the exons ATGTTTCCTCCAAGTTTTCCTGAAAACTTCAACGCACAAGAGTGGAAGGGTATATTTGTCCAAGCTCTTGAAAAT GTTCAGCACCAAGTGCACCCAACATTGATAGCTAAAGAGGATGCTTTGCAATACATAGAAAGCCTGATCATCAGCCTGCTTGGAACACTGTGTGCTTCTCAGCCCCACTCAGTGCAGGATGTCACAGACAGGGTTAACAAGACCTTCCCAGACCCTATCGACAAGTGGGCAAACAGAGATGCCAACATTGCTCTGGAGAAGGGCAAGAAAAATTCTAACATTGTTTTGCCAGTGGAGAAAATTCATCAGTCGATTGTGAAG GATGTCCTGGGGTACAAAATAGAATACAATGTGACATTGTACATCGTGGCTGTGCTGGAGTACATTGCTGCTGATATCCTTAAG ttgactggAAATTATGTGAGAAATATCAAGCACACAGAAATCACATATCAGGACATAAAGGTTGCAATATGTGCAGATCAG GTGTTGATGGACATGTTTTCTCCAGAGGAAGATGTGTCACTGCCCCTCGTGGAGGAGCCCATTGGCTTACGGACAGAGGCCCAGTCATATGAGGACATTGTCAAGGATTTTATCTTTGAGGAAACGCAGTACATGAGGGATCTCAGCCAAATCATTAAAGTCTTCAGAGCTCCGTTTGTCAAGCATTTCCCAACCAGCAAG GATCTGGAGATCATATTTAGCAACATTTTGGACATTTATGAGTTCACTGCCAATCTGCTGAGTTCTGTAGAGGAACAGGTGGAAGTTGCTGCTGAGAGCGAGACGCTGACAGTGGGGATATGTTTCCTAGACATGGCGGAG GAGGAGGAATTCAGTGTGTATGAGAAGTATGTGGATGACATGTTGTCTCCTAGAGGGAAAGAAAGACTCTACACTCTGATGCAGAGAGGTGATCTCAACAAAACTCTGGAG GATGAAGGTCATGGATTTAAAGATGCTGTCAAATATGTCTTGCCAAAGCTACTACTAGGGCCAATCTACCATTGTCTTCATTATTTTGAAGTCATAAAG GGTTTAACACATGTGAGTCAGAATGAAGAAGATCTTGAATTTTTGGAACAGGCCAATGGGTTGTTAGCATCATTACGATCAGTCTTGGAAAGCAAGATCAAAAATGTCAATCTACCGAGAACAAAACCTTG GGAAACATCCCTGAGACTGCAAGGCAGAACTGGTATACAACAGGTAGTACAAAAAATGTCAGAGCTGCAGAAAAGCATTGATGGATGGGAGGGCAAGGATATCTGGCAAAGCTGTAGTGAATTTATTCTTG atgGGGTTCTTATGAAACATACAAAAAGTAAACCAACAGAGAGACACGTGTTTCTGTTTGATGGTCtgattatcctgtgtaaaccaAACATTAAGCGATCCTCTGTGACCTACCCAACGGGAGACTTCAAATTGAAGGAGAAATTCCACATCCGGAAGGTGGAGATCAGAGATAAAGATGACACAGATG AACTAAAGAATTGGTTTTTGATAGTACCTCGTGATCATCCCAATAATAGTGTCTCGTTAACTGCCAAGTCTGCAGAGGAGAAAAGTAACTGGATGGCTGCTCTGATATCTCTGCAGACCAGGAG TATGCTAGAGAGGAGATTGGACAGCATCTTAAAGGAGGAAGAGAGAGACAGGCCTCTTATACTTCCTCCTCCAGAGACTTACAG GTTTGCACATAAGGACACTACAGATAACATAGTGATGGAGGAGACTGGATCCTCCCCCACAGAGATCCCCCTCATTAAGGGGGGCACACTTCTGAAGCTGATAGAGAGGCTGACCTACCACATGTACGCAGACCCGAAGTTTGTGAAGACTTTCCTCACCACATTTAGGTCCTTCTGTACGCCTCTACAGCTTCTGGATCTGCTTATTGAGAG GTTCAATATTCCAGATCCTCCAGAAAACCTGAAGATCGACATCAATCAGGATGTTGATACTAATCAGCGAATCAAAGATGATCTCAAGAAATTCCGCAAGGAATATATTAAACCTGTGCAATTTAG GGTTGTAAATGTCTTACGTCACTGGGTGGACCACCACTACTATGACTTCGAGAGAGACCAAACTCTGTTGTTCAAACTGAATACGTTTCTCAAAAATGTTAAGGGCAAAGCAATGAAGAAAATGGCAGAGTCTATTCTCAAGGTTATCCGAAGACGG TTTGAAAGCGTCAGTACAGAGAGAGATATTATTCATGCCAAACCAGCCCCAACTACAGAATGGCACCTCACAAAGGATAAAGAACAGTTTGATCTGTTAACG CTTCACCCGATTGAGATAGCCAGACAGGTGACACTGCTAGAGTTTGACTTGTACCGAGCTGTTCAGCCGTCAGAACTTGTGGGTTGTACATGGACGAAGGAAAACAAGAGTACTTCTTCACCCAATCTTCTCAAAATGATCAGTTTTACTAATAAT tttATATGCTGGCTTGAGAAGTGTATTATAGAGACTGAAAATTTTGAGGAAAGAGTAGCGGTTGTAAATAGAACTATGGAAATTATGTTAGTGTTTCAGGAACTGAACAATTTTAATGGTGTTTTAGAAATCGTTAGTGCAATAAATTCTGCGTCTGTTTTCAGACTGGAACATACATTAGAT AAAGTAAGTTACAGGAAGCAGTTTGAAGATGCCAAAGAGCTTAATGCAGACCATTTTAAGAAATACATTGAAAAACTGCGATCTATAAATCCCCCATGTGTTCCATTTCTTG GTATGTATTTAACAAACATTTTATTAACGGAAGAGGGCAATCCAGATTTTCTGCAAAACAGACCAGACATTATAAATTTTAGCAAGCGACGGAAAGTAGCTGAAATAACTGGAGAGATTCAGCAATATCAGAACCAGCCGTACTGTCTGACCGTAGAGCAGGAAATGAGG GAGTTCTTTCAGAACCTGAATCCACTGGGAAACATGACGGAGAAAGAGTTCAATGATCACTTGTATGAGAGCTCACTGAAAATTGAACCCCGAGGGACACTTCGACTCCAAAAGTTC CCCAAAAGGTTTGATTATCCCTTGAAGTCTCCGGGTATTAAGCCAAATGCCATGAGGACCTCCACTAGGGGTCACTTCTTCCCTCTGCTGCCCTCAGGTGGCACAGGCTACAGAATCCTCAACGACACAGAGGAAGTAGAGCCCCAGTCCCCTCTACAAACTTCCCCTCCCTGCTCCCCAACAGATGTGTTTGAGCCTGCCTCTCCCACAAAGCCAGGTAATTCAG AACACAAGTCAAATGAAGCTAGTCATTTATCTGCGATACCACCTCTTCAGCCTCCTCCAAAGACGCACGGGGATCGCAAAAACTTTCAGTCTCCCCCACCTCTTCCTCCTCGTATGAAACCAGGAAGGGAAACAGATCCTCCCATTCCACCTCGGAATATCCCCCCTCCTGTGCCTCCACGGCATGACTTTCAAACAACCCAGCATTTTCGACCACCAAGTGCTACACTACCACGACCAAGTCATAGGAGTCCTAGCCAGTCGGAATTCCATCATGTTAATGGGAATAGAGACACTGATGAGGGTATCCCAAAGCTACCCCCTAAAACCTACAGGCTGACTCATCACACGAGGCAGAAAAGTAGCTAG
- the LOC125649149 gene encoding son of sevenless homolog 1-like isoform X4, with protein sequence MLHGWKIGNILWNFLGISMNCKQSGNLRRPGCLFVKYVGLLMGQINMMKKKLTGNYVRNIKHTEITYQDIKVAICADQVLMDMFSPEEDVSLPLVEEPIGLRTEAQSYEDIVKDFIFEETQYMRDLSQIIKVFRAPFVKHFPTSKDLEIIFSNILDIYEFTANLLSSVEEQVEVAAESETLTVGICFLDMAEEEEFSVYEKYVDDMLSPRGKERLYTLMQRGDLNKTLEDEGHGFKDAVKYVLPKLLLGPIYHCLHYFEVIKGLTHVSQNEEDLEFLEQANGLLASLRSVLESKIKNVNLPRTKPWETSLRLQGRTGIQQVVQKMSELQKSIDGWEGKDIWQSCSEFILDGVLMKHTKSKPTERHVFLFDGLIILCKPNIKRSSVTYPTGDFKLKEKFHIRKVEIRDKDDTDELKNWFLIVPRDHPNNSVSLTAKSAEEKSNWMAALISLQTRSMLERRLDSILKEEERDRPLILPPPETYRFAHKDTTDNIVMEETGSSPTEIPLIKGGTLLKLIERLTYHMYADPKFVKTFLTTFRSFCTPLQLLDLLIERFNIPDPPENLKIDINQDVDTNQRIKDDLKKFRKEYIKPVQFRVVNVLRHWVDHHYYDFERDQTLLFKLNTFLKNVKGKAMKKMAESILKVIRRRFESVSTERDIIHAKPAPTTEWHLTKDKEQFDLLTLHPIEIARQVTLLEFDLYRAVQPSELVGCTWTKENKSTSSPNLLKMISFTNNFICWLEKCIIETENFEERVAVVNRTMEIMLVFQELNNFNGVLEIVSAINSASVFRLEHTLDKVSYRKQFEDAKELNADHFKKYIEKLRSINPPCVPFLGMYLTNILLTEEGNPDFLQNRPDIINFSKRRKVAEITGEIQQYQNQPYCLTVEQEMREFFQNLNPLGNMTEKEFNDHLYESSLKIEPRGTLRLQKFPKRFDYPLKSPGIKPNAMRTSTRGHFFPLLPSGGTGYRILNDTEEVEPQSPLQTSPPCSPTDVFEPASPTKPEHKSNEASHLSAIPPLQPPPKTHGDRKNFQSPPPLPPRMKPGRETDPPIPPRNIPPPVPPRHDFQTTQHFRPPSATLPRPSHRSPSQSEFHHVNGNRDTDEGIPKLPPKTYRLTHHTRQKSS encoded by the exons ATGTTACATGGATGGAAGATAGgaaatattttatggaattttcTGGGAATTAGTATGAATTGTAAACAGAGTGGGAATTTAAGGAGGCCCGGCTGCttatttgtaaaatatgttgGTCTCCTCATGGGTCAAATTAATATGATGAAAAAAAAG ttgactggAAATTATGTGAGAAATATCAAGCACACAGAAATCACATATCAGGACATAAAGGTTGCAATATGTGCAGATCAG GTGTTGATGGACATGTTTTCTCCAGAGGAAGATGTGTCACTGCCCCTCGTGGAGGAGCCCATTGGCTTACGGACAGAGGCCCAGTCATATGAGGACATTGTCAAGGATTTTATCTTTGAGGAAACGCAGTACATGAGGGATCTCAGCCAAATCATTAAAGTCTTCAGAGCTCCGTTTGTCAAGCATTTCCCAACCAGCAAG GATCTGGAGATCATATTTAGCAACATTTTGGACATTTATGAGTTCACTGCCAATCTGCTGAGTTCTGTAGAGGAACAGGTGGAAGTTGCTGCTGAGAGCGAGACGCTGACAGTGGGGATATGTTTCCTAGACATGGCGGAG GAGGAGGAATTCAGTGTGTATGAGAAGTATGTGGATGACATGTTGTCTCCTAGAGGGAAAGAAAGACTCTACACTCTGATGCAGAGAGGTGATCTCAACAAAACTCTGGAG GATGAAGGTCATGGATTTAAAGATGCTGTCAAATATGTCTTGCCAAAGCTACTACTAGGGCCAATCTACCATTGTCTTCATTATTTTGAAGTCATAAAG GGTTTAACACATGTGAGTCAGAATGAAGAAGATCTTGAATTTTTGGAACAGGCCAATGGGTTGTTAGCATCATTACGATCAGTCTTGGAAAGCAAGATCAAAAATGTCAATCTACCGAGAACAAAACCTTG GGAAACATCCCTGAGACTGCAAGGCAGAACTGGTATACAACAGGTAGTACAAAAAATGTCAGAGCTGCAGAAAAGCATTGATGGATGGGAGGGCAAGGATATCTGGCAAAGCTGTAGTGAATTTATTCTTG atgGGGTTCTTATGAAACATACAAAAAGTAAACCAACAGAGAGACACGTGTTTCTGTTTGATGGTCtgattatcctgtgtaaaccaAACATTAAGCGATCCTCTGTGACCTACCCAACGGGAGACTTCAAATTGAAGGAGAAATTCCACATCCGGAAGGTGGAGATCAGAGATAAAGATGACACAGATG AACTAAAGAATTGGTTTTTGATAGTACCTCGTGATCATCCCAATAATAGTGTCTCGTTAACTGCCAAGTCTGCAGAGGAGAAAAGTAACTGGATGGCTGCTCTGATATCTCTGCAGACCAGGAG TATGCTAGAGAGGAGATTGGACAGCATCTTAAAGGAGGAAGAGAGAGACAGGCCTCTTATACTTCCTCCTCCAGAGACTTACAG GTTTGCACATAAGGACACTACAGATAACATAGTGATGGAGGAGACTGGATCCTCCCCCACAGAGATCCCCCTCATTAAGGGGGGCACACTTCTGAAGCTGATAGAGAGGCTGACCTACCACATGTACGCAGACCCGAAGTTTGTGAAGACTTTCCTCACCACATTTAGGTCCTTCTGTACGCCTCTACAGCTTCTGGATCTGCTTATTGAGAG GTTCAATATTCCAGATCCTCCAGAAAACCTGAAGATCGACATCAATCAGGATGTTGATACTAATCAGCGAATCAAAGATGATCTCAAGAAATTCCGCAAGGAATATATTAAACCTGTGCAATTTAG GGTTGTAAATGTCTTACGTCACTGGGTGGACCACCACTACTATGACTTCGAGAGAGACCAAACTCTGTTGTTCAAACTGAATACGTTTCTCAAAAATGTTAAGGGCAAAGCAATGAAGAAAATGGCAGAGTCTATTCTCAAGGTTATCCGAAGACGG TTTGAAAGCGTCAGTACAGAGAGAGATATTATTCATGCCAAACCAGCCCCAACTACAGAATGGCACCTCACAAAGGATAAAGAACAGTTTGATCTGTTAACG CTTCACCCGATTGAGATAGCCAGACAGGTGACACTGCTAGAGTTTGACTTGTACCGAGCTGTTCAGCCGTCAGAACTTGTGGGTTGTACATGGACGAAGGAAAACAAGAGTACTTCTTCACCCAATCTTCTCAAAATGATCAGTTTTACTAATAAT tttATATGCTGGCTTGAGAAGTGTATTATAGAGACTGAAAATTTTGAGGAAAGAGTAGCGGTTGTAAATAGAACTATGGAAATTATGTTAGTGTTTCAGGAACTGAACAATTTTAATGGTGTTTTAGAAATCGTTAGTGCAATAAATTCTGCGTCTGTTTTCAGACTGGAACATACATTAGAT AAAGTAAGTTACAGGAAGCAGTTTGAAGATGCCAAAGAGCTTAATGCAGACCATTTTAAGAAATACATTGAAAAACTGCGATCTATAAATCCCCCATGTGTTCCATTTCTTG GTATGTATTTAACAAACATTTTATTAACGGAAGAGGGCAATCCAGATTTTCTGCAAAACAGACCAGACATTATAAATTTTAGCAAGCGACGGAAAGTAGCTGAAATAACTGGAGAGATTCAGCAATATCAGAACCAGCCGTACTGTCTGACCGTAGAGCAGGAAATGAGG GAGTTCTTTCAGAACCTGAATCCACTGGGAAACATGACGGAGAAAGAGTTCAATGATCACTTGTATGAGAGCTCACTGAAAATTGAACCCCGAGGGACACTTCGACTCCAAAAGTTC CCCAAAAGGTTTGATTATCCCTTGAAGTCTCCGGGTATTAAGCCAAATGCCATGAGGACCTCCACTAGGGGTCACTTCTTCCCTCTGCTGCCCTCAGGTGGCACAGGCTACAGAATCCTCAACGACACAGAGGAAGTAGAGCCCCAGTCCCCTCTACAAACTTCCCCTCCCTGCTCCCCAACAGATGTGTTTGAGCCTGCCTCTCCCACAAAGCCAG AACACAAGTCAAATGAAGCTAGTCATTTATCTGCGATACCACCTCTTCAGCCTCCTCCAAAGACGCACGGGGATCGCAAAAACTTTCAGTCTCCCCCACCTCTTCCTCCTCGTATGAAACCAGGAAGGGAAACAGATCCTCCCATTCCACCTCGGAATATCCCCCCTCCTGTGCCTCCACGGCATGACTTTCAAACAACCCAGCATTTTCGACCACCAAGTGCTACACTACCACGACCAAGTCATAGGAGTCCTAGCCAGTCGGAATTCCATCATGTTAATGGGAATAGAGACACTGATGAGGGTATCCCAAAGCTACCCCCTAAAACCTACAGGCTGACTCATCACACGAGGCAGAAAAGTAGCTAG